A stretch of DNA from Triticum dicoccoides isolate Atlit2015 ecotype Zavitan chromosome 2A, WEW_v2.0, whole genome shotgun sequence:
AGAATTTTGTGCAAGTTGGTACGCATGTTGCTAACTTAGAACCTATTTTTGGTCATGCGTGCAGCGTGAGGTGATGAAGAAGCAACTAGACAAATATAAGAATCAAAAGGACAAACTCGAGTCCCTGTGCCGGTCGCTGCAGGCAGAAAGGAAACAAAGCCCATCTGTCAGTATTCCTAATGATGCCTCTAACCAAGAAGATGTTACAAGTCAGAAACAAAGCCCATCTTCCAGTATTCCTGATGACGCCTCTAACCAAGAAGATGTTACAAGTCAGCAGCCAGAGGTATAGCGTTTTGGTGCTTCATGGTGCATACCCTTGGTGCTGCTGCTCTCTATGGTATAACTCGGCGAGATTTTCTGAATCCTGGCAAACGGATATAAGCGATACTTTTACCCTGCTTTGCTTGTGATTTTCTGGGAGCTGTGGTATGTGTATATCACACACCCAACCGAAACTATTTGCCTAAATATCTCATCGTTTGAGCAATTTCAGAGTGGCTTTGGTTTCTTGGTGCAAAGAGCTGTTGAGTTCGAGTTTGTAACCAGACCAGCGTTACAATTTGTTCCTTTTTCGTGTGATTGGATGGTAGAACATCAGTCTTTTAGAAACAAACCGAATGTGTGCACTGGTGAACTGATCAACATTCTGTGTTAAGCAAGTTTTATACTTATATTAGCGAGGAGTGTTCTGTCACTGTGTTAAGTCAGTTTTATACttagtactccctctgatccatgaTAAGTGTCGCAGCTTTGAACTAAGGTTGAATCGGGGTGTACTTCATATGGAAGAAATCAAACAATATATACTCCTGGTATCCAGGGAGATAAAAAGAAGGTAAATGGGAGCGATCATTTTTTTTTGCCACGGCTTTTACAATTGTCGTTTCATGCTGAAATCTTGCAAGCGCtgaaaacttttgtcaatgtttatcACTAAAAATATTTAGACTTTTTTGTAAATATTTTTTGGTTTTACTGTTCATCCAAGGTCATTTGAGCTCGGGACTAGAAGAGTACTTTGGAGGTAAATGTTTTTACATTGTTTTTTTGCTTGAAAAGCCGAACGCATTCAACTTGTATAGAAAAACTAGCTAACTACTTGTTCGTTCCTATAGATAAAACAAACTAGGGGCTGGGGCGTGCCCATGGCGCGCCTCCTGAGAAGTACCCTCTGCTGTGCCAGGTAGGCATGCGCTCTTTACGGTACCTTTTCGTTAATTGGTGATAGATGTTCagatatctctccctaataataaaacaCGGATCTATTTTGtcaggttcaccgtcacaatacgcttcttcccgtgaatTTACACTTTCAGTTTTTTCTGCCTATGTTATTTTctacatccgaggtggtactattttaTCTGTTTATCTTTATTTTTACCTAATATTTATTAAAAAACAGAGGCACATTTGATCTGGGTCGGTCATTTATTTTTGGCTAGATTTTAGTTGAGCGGTTCAATCATTGACCAGTTCAATCGTGTTCTGCCTCAACCCATCGAAGACATAAATGTTCGTGTCTGTTTCGTACACACACGCACGCGAACCTTCACATTGCTTCTCCGGATTTCTTGGAAACAAATCTACCCATCCAGTTGTTTTTTTCTCGTGATCCCTTACAACATGGTCTACCGGTTTGGAATCGAACACAATAACCATCGCCGCCGCCTTTTCTGCCGTCTCCCATAAGTATTGGCTTGTGAGAGAGAGAAGAGGTGTTGAGGGGTGGATCCGTGGAGCGGAGGAGCAGCCGAATAGTACGCAAGCGAGGGTGATCCCACGGGATAATTCATCCGGGTACGAAGTCACGTCGAGGCGATTTCTCAAAAAAAGTCACGTCGACTCAACTCGATCGAGAGAGTCATCCTGCTCTGACGGCTGCCATTAGGACCAATTTAGCCTATCGATTCGCTGACGATCGATCGCAAGGCAGGCCGATGAGGAAGGAAGGGCAACGCGTTATTTTTGGCTGGTCGCTTCGAGGAGGCGCGAGGCCACGCTACAGCTTCTATCGCCATCCCCGTCGTCCGCGCCGGCACCCCTCCCCGAAGTGCCTCAATAACGACCTCCCCACCAGGCCGCACATCCCGTCGCTCCCCGCCGGTCTGTACCGTAGCGACCTCCTGCGCAACGGCGCCCCTCCTGACAAGGCAACGATGCCCACCTCCCACATTGACCTTCAATGGCGTTGGCGGAGTCCTGCACCGAGACCTGCACGAAAGTGGGTAAGCAGCTGCTCGCCAAGGTCGCACTAGCACCACCCTGACCACACCTGCGCGAAAGCAGCGCTGAAGTGGCCTTCTTGGGAAGGAGAAGGGAAGGTGGAAGATGGAGGCAGGGGATCGTGCTCAGAGGTGTCGCCGAGGTGGCCAGAGCAGATGAAGATGAACTATGCCCCACATCGATTGGGAGGTTCGATGGGATAGACACAGATGACCGGCCGATCTTAGTTGGAGGCGGTGGCTGGTGAAGCCGCTCAGAAGCCAGAGCGATGGGAACATCTGCAAGGAAGATAACGATCATGAGAGAACTAGGTGGTGCTGTCGTAGTGGGCACCTGCCACTATATATGCTGTCGACGATACGTGTCTGACTCTGATCATCAATACAGACCCCATGCAAATCCAAAGGAAGACACTAGAAACACACACGTGTAGGCTCTTTGCAAAGGAGAAACCCCTCCTTTGTTTTGTACATTTGATACATGAGAAGGTTGATTCCAATACTCCCAGAAATAGTCTCACCTCGCTTCCCTATAACCAATCTATCTCATTTATATACGCCCTTAATTTCCTGTGTATCAGAAAATCTTCTCGGAGATCACACAGATGAATGAGGAAGGAAAGAGAGGCTAATTAGAGAAGAAATAAAGAAGGAAAGAGCTAATTACACAAGaagtaaagaagaagaaaaaggctaACGATTTTATATGTGGGATGGGCTATATGCGCTGTTGCATATACTTTAACGGCAGAAAAATAAGGAAGTGATGCGCTGCATAAGACATTGACGTTGGTGATTATGACCCTGATCGATGAACGAAAAAATAGGAAAAATATAAGAGGACCAGAATATTTTGCTGTTGATCGTTTTTAACTGAAGTTTGATGATTGTTTATGTCCTTTACAGACTGCTTCTATTTTTTTGATCTAACTTTACAGACTGCTACTATACTACGACGTAAAAGCCGGAAAGGAAACGGACATCAGTCCAGTTAGGATTACAGAATGTTGAAATAACATGTATATACATGCTACCACACACGGGAAGCATATATATCTGAACGTGCTATGAAGTATACAACGAAGATTTACATACGAAAGCAGAATACAAAACAATTTATTTTCAGGCGCAGCTTATCTCACCTAGATACACGACTGCGTAATAAACATTTGTTGCCAAAACATAGACATTTAGAAGTCATGGCCATAGAGTCTGATCTCCGTGAAGTTGTTGTTCCGGACAAGAAAATATGTGCCATGCTTAACGTCCCGGAAGGTGGACGTGCTTCAATCATGTTATGGTTGAAGGATCAGCATTGCGCATACATATGATCAAAGAGAAGAACATGCACGTTGCTCATTGGTGCGTTACCTCAACAAATCTAATTTGGCTGTAGTGGTTAGTGttttgcttttattttattttaaaaaaaagtgtgCGTATTTGAAGGAAACTTTCAAAATGGGTTCCTTTAGCCAATTGAGATAAAAAGTTATGATGCATATATTGATAACTTTAACAATAACACGTACATTCAACTGGACGTAAACGGTAATTCCTCATTCTGATGTTTACTCATTAGCGAAGCACAACCCACAACTCCAACAATGCCATTTCCCCCCTCAAAAGAAAAGATCAATGCATcatttattgggctttatttttgcaAAGATGGCTGGCTTAGAACATAGTGATTGAATTAGGAGTGTTGGAGGAGTCCGATGAATttttatcccgttgcaacgcacgggccatttTCCTAGTAAGGCATAACCCTCCTAGACGTACATGTGCATATGGGGTGCCAgggagtaaattgcaaaaaaccaccataaTTGGGTCGAAGTTTTCAATGCTTCAGAAAAAAACCACCGGAAAACATGCATTTTGGTGGGTGTTTGATGACATTTGCACAATTGTGGTGgtttttttgcaatttactcgaTGCCAGGCATAGGCAAACGCCCATTGCTCTGCTCCTTCTGTCAGCGTGTGACAGAAGTGATGCATAGAACTGCCTTGCTTTTGATATGTAATGAAAAGTCACTGAGCTATACATATGCATTACTTGTAGCTTTGCATTATAAGAAACACACAACAGTGAGAATTGATCCTTTTTACATAACCGAAAGATGTGGACACGGAAGTTAAGTGGAACTGAATAAGTTTGCTGGCATGATATTTGCACAATCTGTTTGACAACAATCCTGAGATATGCTTTGCAACACTATCTTGATGTAGTAATTATGGATAACGCACACAAAAAATTTAACGCGCATAAGATGGAGAACGTCATATGGAGAATAGGTAGCTGCCAGCTTTTTAACCAAAATTATCAGCAATGTAAAATCTCTTATATTTCTATAAATGGGataatctgcacactcaaaaccaaCGCTCATGTGTACTCCTCTGTATGGTAAGTATGAGGAGAGCCATTCGGACCTCACCAAGTTACTCTACACGCGAGAAATTCTTGTGCAGCCTAAAGAAACTGAAGTGCCACTCTCTTTTCTGCATCTTTCTTGGTCGCACCTAAATGCAACGGAACCATGGCCCTGGTGTAGATATGTAACCCATCATTTAGTAACAATCAAACTCAATAGTAATATTTATGTTATATGTAAAAAGGCATCAATGCCATAGTTGTACGAACCATGACActtgttttggaatggagggagtaggatAGGCTGTCCACATACTTTAgtctactacccctataaaagcaCGAAAGGGCGGAGAACCAATTCATCCTATCCATCAAATCATGTGATCTGACGGTCTACATTGCTCCAACGTACTAAACGTGTTTTATgctttaattacccaccatgccattagCCTAGCCGCTATCCTCTACTGCCTCTTTCAAaggaaaacacaaaaaacaaaaccgCTGCCTCCCGCTAACTAGCCACTAATCCAATGCACCCACGCATCACGCACGTTCTCCTCTAAAAACTAATCCCACTCAAATCACGTCCCCTCGATCTCGATACGATCTGTCTTGGCAAAACGCCTCCACCTCTAGGACGTCCTGCCGGGTCGGCCGCCGCTTCACGCCGGACGGCGCCGTTGGGGCATGTAGCGCCGCCTGCCGGGAGATGTCATGGCCGTGTATGAGGACCAGCTGCCCCGGGAGTGGCCGTGTCCGCTGGCAGCCACGCCGGAGGGCGTCATTCGTCGCATCGCCTCCTTGATGCCGGCCAAGAGAGATCAGGCGCCGCTTGCCGGTGTGGCGACGGAGGTCCTTCCGGTCTCCATAGGGCACGCATGGCGTCCTCCCCAAGGCGGGAGCAGACGCCATCATAAGGGCCTCTGGAACAGCACCGGTACACGTATATATCAAGACATCAAATTCTTCTCTTTTCTGTTTCACAAAGATTGCAACTGACATTGTTGTATGTGGTTTTACCTGCAAGTGAAGCTCTGATCCCTCTGCTGGAGTCCATGAAGATGAATGTGTAAGCGCAGTACGGGGTCAACCCTGACAGGGAGGTGCTGGAGATCTTACAAGCTGAATCCAAGGCCAAGCAGGTAATAGATTTACAGTAACGTCATACCTGTTAAATTAACCTACGTTTGATGGATCGTTGGTTCATATCTAGGGGATATCAAGATGGATTGGAGTGTTTGTCTCCATTGAATTTTCTGCTGTTTGTGTTGATTTGAACCCTGAAATTGATGCATTTTGTTACCATTATGAAAATAGAAACCGAAGACTGGAGCACAAGCTAGCTAGCTTCTTCGTGCATGCTGCTACCTGCTAGCTAGCGACTACAGTTTGCAAATCACGGCCTTGCACTCTGTTTATGCGATGTCTGCATATGTACGAGATGCATGCACTTGCTTGCTGAGTTGCACTCGAGGCGTATTGATTATAGGTCACCTTATGTGCAGGTACGGCCAACCACGAGCCCACACATACAGATTGAAGATTGAAGAATGGCATGAAATGTTACCGTCTGTTGGTGATAGTGCCTTGCATGATTTTAGGACTTAGTGGATACACTGATCTAAAtttgataaatgtttcttatttaGTTTTTGTTTCAAACGCATGCTTTAATTGATGAACACTGTTACTAAGGAAGGTCTTGTTCCAAATGCACATGCCTTCCATGTTTAACTCTGAACAAAATGAACTGCACTTGCTACAACTAGACTGAACTGAATGTATAGAAACATGTACAGGTTCCCCTATCCCGCTCGCCCCTCCGGCAATGGTCCAGCCACCCGACCACGGATCCAACATCTAACACGTGAATCCTCGCCGTCCCCATCCTCAACGAAGCTACAGGGAGCAGATTTTGCGGAATCTATCCTTTTGTGTTACATTTGTTGCCATCCAAATATTTTGCACAGACACCTTAAATTTTGCTGCGTGTGAGCTACGCTAATTTAAATTTACATGACATTTTAATTTCATATTTCGAATTAAGATGCCATCAGCACTTTTGGTTGTGTTAGCTCTACTCCACTTTGTCATTTCTTTATGTTTGGATTGGCCATATCTTAATGTCCATTATTGCTAACATTAGGAATTATATGCACATGAAGCTGAATTACAACatggaagactttgatgaagatatACATTTTATATTTAGAAAAGATACGTAATAAGTCCTTTTATGTTCCCTCAGTAGTTATTTAATGTACCAAATTTATGAAATTTCAATTGATCAAGGGAGCATTGGTCTAATTTAAAAGAAGATTAGTGCTTATTTGGTTCACGTATATTTTGAAGGGGCGGAGAAAATTTCTTGCTGAGCTTTTATTGTGTGCTGCACGTGCAAACTTATGTAATTAAAACTGTTGTGTTTTTAGTTAGGAATAGATGTATCCCGTTGGCATGAAACTATTTTCGATCTTCAAAACGAGCATTAGtaaagacgtgcgttgcacgtgcaaacTTACTAGTACAACAAAATGTGCGACTAAATATGCAGATGTAGGATAAACTGTCTGACATGGCACAATGTTCAGAATTTTCACAAACACAAGTAGAGCAGAAAGTCAGAACAGGTCTGCTGAAGCGCTTGTGACCATCAAAATAACTATCTCATAGTTGGCGCTGCTTCGTCAAACATCCACAACGACACTGTATCAGTAATTCAATACAGGAACCAGAGAAAAAAATGTGGCAGGGAAAAAATATGTGCCAATAGAAGAAATTATAACACTTGCTTGTAAAGCACGGATGATTTCTTTGCAGACAATAATTGTAGTAGTATTTGTTGGAACACCACGGATCATCTTCTGCTAGAATTTCCAGTCCTTTCAGGGATGAAACTTGCAAAACATCAACATATAATTGCCCATGAGAAAACACCCGGTTCTGAAATAAACACGCAGTTTGGAAATTGCTTGCTCTTGACTCTTATTGATAGTCATCCCATAACACAAACAAACAGAAAATTGGCAACAGCGAAGAGTAAACCGCCATTTGGTACTTGGTGCATTCAGGCAATCCTAGGGATACAAATACACTGACCTTTATTAGTTCCAGCAATAACTTCATTTTTAAATATTCTTTCATCAAGCCTTGTGAGTAGTCAGTCCAGAATACCTAGATCATGCAATCACAGACGGGCCATTCTGTACATTCTAGCCCACACGAGTCATGGAAGCATTAAGATGAAGAAATAGCTACAAAGTATAAAAATTAGACAGCCATGGAAGCTAAACCTCAATACATATGACCAATATTTTCGCCATTCCTCGTCGATGGACTTTTTTCCTTGTCTAAGATGCCACTGGCCCAGTACAGACACACGCGAATGCAAATTAGTATCAGGTGGATTATTAAACACAACTATGTAGGCTGATGAAAGTGTGGCATGATAAAAAAATCTCTAATCATTAATCAATGTGCACTATGTCACTAAATGAGGCCCATGTAAGTTACATTGTGAAATCATTGTTACCAATGATGCATGTGCTTGCCATCAATGTCCACTATGCCTACTCTGCAGCAAGATGTAATGATCTAAAAGCTTTAGCTGCACCTAAAGTTAAAATATATGCAATGATCTAAAAACTATGTGGAAACACCTTCAACCGGACAATATTCCTCACTATTAAAATTTCAAGTTACATTGCGCAGAAAAATATGAATGACATAAAATGGCTTCGTAAAGCTTTCAGTGCCTgaatgtactacctcctttccctTTTGATCTTGTCAATGAACCAATTTTTCCTGAAGATGTCACACGGGCACAGTGTTACCACTTCGAATATTTAAAAATTCAGAGTTGCACCGTACAATTGATGGTGAAGCAGCAAGAACAAATGTGTTTGACCTTATGAATTATTCATATGAGATACAGAAACAACATGCATAGAGCATATACTATTGTGCCTTGACAAAGATCTTTAATTAGTCTATCGATTTCAGCTGTAACACTATTtttttccctttcatcttgaagtgcATTTTTCTGCTTCAAAAAGTCAT
This window harbors:
- the LOC119359788 gene encoding uncharacterized protein LOC119359788; the encoded protein is MDSSRGIRASLAEALMMASAPALGRTPCVPYGDRKDLRRHTGKRRLISLGRHQGGDATNDALRRGCQRTRPLPGQLVLIHGHDISRQAALHAPTAPSGVKRRPTRQDVLEVEAFCQDRSYRDRGDVI